In the genome of Erpetoichthys calabaricus chromosome 18, fErpCal1.3, whole genome shotgun sequence, the window ccatgttcgagcataagtgTCCATAAGTTCATTTGGCGCAAGGATGCCCgaggtcgcagctcgatgatcgactttgtaatcgtgtcatcagatctgtgaccttatgtcttggacactcgggtgaagagaggggctgagctgtcaactgatggcaccacctggtggtaagttggatcagatggcgggagaggctgccggacagaccaggcagacccaaacaaataatgagggtctgctgggaacgtctggtggAGGAactggtcagaaagatctttaactgccacctccagcagaacttcaacctcattccgagggaggcaaaggacattgagtctgaatgggccatgttctgagcctccattgtcgaagcagcagaacggagctgtggctgCAAGGTTGTTGGTGCttctcgtggcggcaatccacgaacccggtggtggacacctaaggttcgagaggccatCAAGtggaagaaagagtcctatcgggtctggttgacccaTGGGattccagaggcagctgaggggtacgggcgggccaagcgtgtggcggcattggctgttgcagaggcaaaaactcgggcatgggaggagtttggggaaaccatggaaaacgactttcggtcggcaccaagaaggttctggcaaaccatcaggcGTCTCatgaggggaaagcggtgctccaccaacactgtgtacagtggagatggggccctgctgacttcaactgcagatgttattgaccggtggaaggaatactttgaggatcttctcaatcccaccagcatgtcttcctcagaggaagcagagctggaggactccgggggggcccgtccataacaggggcagaggtcgccgaggtagttaaaaagctccaaggtggcagggcccctggggtcGATGAGGTTCACCCTgcgttcctcaaggctctggatgttgtggggctgtcctggttgacacgtctctgaaacattgcatggacatcaggggcagtgcctctggattggcaaaccggggtggtggtccccctttttaagaagggtgactggaggatgtgctccagtattcaggggtgctggagaagagagttcggtcgatggtcgaatctcggattcaagaggaacaatgcggattccgtcccggctgtggaacactggaccaactctacaccctggccaggatcctggagggggcatgggagtttgcccaaccagtccatatgtgttttgtggatttggagaaggcattcgaccgtgtccctctaagcatcctgtggggtgtgctccaagagtacggggtacattgttacgagccatccagttcctgtacaggaggagcaggagtttggtccgcattgccggtaataagtcggactcgtttcctgttaaggttggactctgccagggctgccctttgtcaccgattctgttcataagttatatggacagaatttctaggcgcagccaaggaggggagggggtcttgttcagtgacctcagaatcccacctctgctatttgcggatgacgtggttctgttggcttcatcggacagtgacctccagctctcactggagcggttcgcagccgaatgtgaagcagcggggatgagagtcagcacctctaaatccgaggccatggttctcagccggaaaagggtggaatgctctctccgggttgggagcacagtactgcctcaagtggaggagttcaagtatctcggggtcttgttcacgagtgagggaagaatggagagggaggttgacagatggatcggtgcggcatccgcagtaatgcaggctctgcaatggtccgtcTTGGTGAAgggagagctgagccaaaaggcaaggctgtcgatttaccagttgatctacgttcctaccctcacctatgaccatggtagtgaccgaaagagtaagatcgcagatacaagcggctgaaatgagttttctccgaagggtggctggactttcccttagagatagggtgaggagttcagttatccgggagaaaCTCGGAATAGAGTCGCTACTCCTCCGCaatgagaggagtcagttgaggtggttcaagcatctggtcaggatgccaccttgacgcctccctgggggggtgctccgggcatgtcccactgggagaaggccatggggcagacccaggacacactggagggattatatctcccggctggccctggaacacctcggggtccccccagaagagctggaggaggtggccggggagagggaggtttgggcttccctgcttaggctggtgtccccgtgacccagataATAAtagtggtggataatggatggatggatgtaatacttTCACACCTTTATTTACGTTTTGTGCCTGGGGACACCTCCATTACAACATCAATCGTTTATGCATTAGGTGGTGACATGATGGGTGCCACCTTGTTTAGAAGCAAACCTCTGTAAAAAGTGAGTGTGCTGATTCAGGTCTCTGGGGAATGTAGTGACACTGGAGTTTGGCTCTGCTTCTTCATCATACAGTACAAACTCATCTCCATATGCAGATGTTCACAGTTGACCCTGCCACACTCATGACCAGTGTGAGAGgcacaccaaattaacaagcttaATAATAAGGCAGGTTCACTTATGGGACACAGTAGTGGAAGACAGAATGAAGACCAGACAGACAGCCATTATGAATAACGTGACACTTTCTCCCTGACAAACCACCATTGAGAGCTTTTAGTCAACAGAGGTGCACCTTCACACCTATGGCCATTCGCCCTTATAGCACCTCCCTGATATTGCTCTCTTATcttttagccaagtcagaagttttcttcttattatttttttgcgtATTTATGGGGGTTTTGTGTTGTTTGAATATTTcctgagcttctataaaaagctaaACTCCCGCCTTGAgccaaaaaaaatctgtttatttatacTGATCACTTCTGGACATTTACAACTGAGTAAGCTCATTTACCAAGTCTGAACTCCTCCAAGTCACACCTTATCAAAATTTGCCAGTCGTATCCTCCATGAATCtgagaaataataaataagaagtttcaaattttaaacagaaaGATGTATGACCAGCTCTCCGCGTACCATCGAGGGTCAGAAAGTAAAGGAACGGCAAAAGATGCGATGGAACGATGAATGTAGCATTTACAAGTATCAGAACGCGCGTTCCTGACCGTTCCCACCCATTTCTCGGGTGCAGGATGGGCGGTTCGGTGCCGAACAACTCTCGACATGCCGCCAGTCCATGCCTCACTTTTCGTCCTTCTGACATCTGGCAGATGCATCACGATGGCCTCCTTTAATCTCACTAGACACGCGCACTCGACATAGGTCCATGACAGCTACTCTACTGTGACACCCACATTTTGGGACCTTCCGAATTATCCAACAAGCCCGCAAGGAACTGAGCGGACCCGAACTGACACAAGCCCTCAGGCACGGCGCCACAACCCTAAGCCCAACCTTTAGCAGCTCAGTGTGACAGAAATGCGATCGAGTCTTAAACGTCTAAACAGAGCCGTACAATTCAACAAGGAAGTTGCTAGAGCTCCGCACCCATCAGCCTGTCTCCTTCTTCTGTTCTGATTTTTGGGAGTTGGCAGAACAGCTTTAAGCTGCCCGATCAGCTCGTCTTTGTTAAGTAAAGCAAAaacaagagggagagagagagacgcggAAACAGATCGGAAATGACGACATCCCTTCTGGGATCGCTGATTGGCGGAGAAACAGGAAGGGGGTGTAGAGCCATAGCGCGTCCGACTGTTGTTCAGTGAGCTCCGACGCCACACGCGCGGCTGATTTGCGATGAGTCGGCATGGCGACGTAGTTGGGTGACAAACAGCGGACTGCAAAAGGTAAGGGGGAAGCCAGAATGTAGATGAGCACAGGAAGAGTTACATTTCGGCGTATGCCCGACTGGCAGCGGGGCCCCACCCTGGTCTACGCGCCGTCATTGGCAGGTCCTCCCACTGCCGGGAAATTGCGTGGCCTTTTCATCATCCGATGGCGGCGGCGAGCCcaatggttgtttgtttttttttttttggtccagcGGCCCATGCCCAAGACTGGTTTAATGTATTTGGTATTCACCGAGGAAGGACTTCTTTACTTAATGTGGACGGTTGGCCTTTTCGCCGTTTCTGCTAATGAATGTATAGTTCGCACTTTTACGCCATGTCACTTGTCAGGTCGTGATGCTTGGCCACGAATGTTGATCGTTTGGGTCCTTTAGGATTTATTATCACCGCTGTGCCATCGTCGTCGTTTCTTGCGCCGGTGCGAGCGTTTTGTTTGAGCCGTTTATTCATTCGTCGCTAACCGCTGCGCACCGTTAGATGGCGCTCTCTTCTGGAGCGTTGTGGTTGTTGCCTATGAAGCAAATCTCTAGTGGCGCTACGGCACTTTATGGCCGTGTGTAGCGTTCGTTGTGGCGGTAATGAACGGGGATGACGTCGTGCGTCCGGAAAGTTGCTGATGTTTCCGTTTCTTTAAGTAAGTCCAACTTCGACTCCGTATTGCCCGCTTTTAAGTTTATTTAACCTTGGTGGTGAGTCATGGTACATTTCGTCCTTTGAGTAGGATTCGTTTGAAAACGTCAATTAATTCATCCGATTTCTGACCCGTTAATATCGTGTAATTTGGAGCCGTTGGTGGTCTGAGAGCTGCTCTTCTGTAATTGAGTGTGTTGTGCAGCTTCTTCATACATATTCCGTAGTAGACGTGTGTGTACGTATTGTGTTTTCTGTCTGCCATaatatagaacttttttttttcattttacctccaggccttttttgttttaagtccaTTTATTTCTTGAGCCCCAACCCTCTTTTTCTACTGCATCTTCATGGCGGAACCGGAGCTGCTCTTGGACTCTAACATCCGCTTGTGGGTCGTCCTGCCGATTGTTTTCATCACGTTTTTCGTGGGAGTGATCCGCCACTATGTCTCCATTCTGCTTCAGACTGACAAGAAGCTGACCCTTGAGCAGGTCTCGGACAGGTGGGTTTGTAACGTGTTCTTACTGCTCCATCCCTAACCCCTGCAGAGTCCTGTTTTTAACACATTTCTTCTCAAAGCCGCGGTGTTTGGGGTCTGGAGCCCGGGCCAGGATTGACATGTGCTTGTAAACTCTGAGATTAGTACTGCAGTACCGCTAATAGACTTTGCTGCACATTATATTGAGGCGGGCAGTGGGTTGTTATGGGTAAAGAGCTGTATATAACGCCAATAGCCACTGGCCACCTGTGTGACACTTGGCAAGGCACATGTCATTGGTGTGCTCCAGCTGTAATAAGACCCATGAATGATTGTAGAAGGTACCTGGACTTGTTAAGTGCCTTAGGGTGGTGGTCGTCATTCAAAGGGGGCAATGCACAGAGACAAACGGTAACCTTTATGGTGACTTAATCGGTTAGAAAATGGAATCCATTCAGGATAACCCCACATGTTACTAACCATCGTTTCAAGCAGGGCAGGAGCCGCAAATCTGATtgattgtgcttttatttttacattcagcCAGGTACTCATCAGAAGTCGTATCCTCCGAGAGAATGGAAAGTACATCCCTAAGCAGGTACGGCTTTGCTTGACGTGTGCCTCTGCATGGAGGCTGATATGTGCTTTTACTTGACATGAGCTGTGACTCGCACAAATACTCTGCTTTGGGCCGTTTCATAGGGTATGTGTGTAGTAACCCAAAAACTGGgtgcaaacatttttttggaaGCCAATCTGTGatgtacttttttttctcttatttgcaGTCCTTCTTAATGCGAAAGTTTTTCTTCAATAACCAAGAAGATGGTTTTTTTAAGAAAACGAAGAGGAAAGTAGTCCCTCCATCTCCTATGACAGGTAAAGGTGCTAAGCAGGAGTTGTGCGCACGTGTAAACACACAGAGGTGTGTGTTGCTTTTGAGGCCTTAGAgcacaaccatttctgcagctgAAGTGCTGTCCTTGAAGCTTTCAGATGTTTGGAATTGCAGATTGATTTGGAAAAGCTAAAAACTAGACGGTAACTGATGGAATAAATGTGGTGTTGGGTCTCCAGGTGCTGTCAGCATATTTGGTTCACCTTGGTAAAAGTATCTGGGAATGTACTGGCAGTATGCAAGTCCGCGTTTCCAGGTAAATCCCATCAGTGCGAGCTGACTTGGGACTGAGATCTGGTCACTAACGCGGCGTACTGCTGATGCTTTACCAAGTCCCTGGTCTGCACACCATGTGTTGACCTCCCATAGTCTGTCATTGTTGTGATAGAAGATTCTACTACCATCAGGAAGGAAGTCCACCATGCTAGGATGGCTGTTATCacttcaaattcattttgaggtATTTGCTTTTACTTTACCTTGAAGGAGAACTGGTGAACATGAACTACAGCAGGCAGTGCCAGCAGAGCACTGGCAAACAAGACTGGCTTACTTGGTACATTTGTACTTGTCGCTGGAGGAAAGCCAGGTGAACAGTGGCATGAGTGACCACTTGATTTTTCCTCTACTTGTGTTCGTTTCACCTGTTTACCTTGGACGGTGTAGTTTCAGGTGTGATAAATAGTCTAGCATTGTGGCTAATTAATGCTTTGCTGCTATTTTGATAGATTGCTCTTTTTTTAAAACTCAGTGGCTGGCATGACTTTTATGACTGTTGCAGTCAAAATGGCCAATAGTTTCTTGTCCGTTTCTTTGTGTCTGTGCAACAGTTTTGTGGTCTTTTTCACAGTTGCCTCTGCCTGGTGCCTTTCCTTCCTGCTGAATGTGTCCTGACAATGGGCCATCACTGAGTTGTGGTAGACAACATTATGAGCGACTGGCTCTGCCCTGCATTGTTCTGCATGACCTTAAGCATCATAAGATAACTTGGTGACCATACCTGTGTAGGAACCCCAGCTTCCAATCCAGCTTCTGTCCGCCCACGTGACCTGCACATAGCTAAGTTCTAAGGAAAGTTTTTTGTTTCCCCCAACAGATCCAAGCATGCTGACAGACATGATGAAAGGCAACGTCACAAATGTCTTGCCTATGATTCTCATTGGCGGCTGGATCAACTGGACCTTCTCAGGATTTGTCACCAGTGAGTTATATTGCTGCTTTGGCAAGTCTGCGTGTGTTCATTCATGACCGAGAGCCCCTAAAGGTGGCCCACTCCACAGTGGGGTATATAATGGAGGTGGTATTGGTAAACCTATTTTACCAGTATAGGTTTTTTGTTTTGGTGGTAGTGGGTGGCAAGGTGGGTAGGCTGTTGGTTAGTGTAATGTGCAGTAAATATTAGAGTGGCACAGTTATTGGCATTGCCTCCTCAAATCTTACGAGTGCTGGGCTCCAGCAGCTTCTGCTTATATCTCTGGGGATCATCTTAAAGTTCTCTGCACCCTTCATATTTAGTAGACAGAGTGCTGATTTGACTGATATGCATGCACTGAAAATGTGAATTTGTATCTTTCCTATTTAAATACACAAACAGAAGTACATGAAATGACTGCTCTGCAGAACATAACGCAAGAAACCTGCATGTAACTTTTGTGA includes:
- the emc3 gene encoding ER membrane protein complex subunit 3, which translates into the protein MAEPELLLDSNIRLWVVLPIVFITFFVGVIRHYVSILLQTDKKLTLEQVSDSQVLIRSRILRENGKYIPKQSFLMRKFFFNNQEDGFFKKTKRKVVPPSPMTDPSMLTDMMKGNVTNVLPMILIGGWINWTFSGFVTTKVPFPLTLRFKPMLQQGIELLSLDASWVSSASWYFLNVFGLRSMYSLILGQDNGADQSRIMQEQMSGAAMAMPADTNKAFKAEWEALELTDHQWALDGIEEELMSKDLDLEGMFSGELPTGIF